The following nucleotide sequence is from Acidobacteriota bacterium.
TCTTGGTGTCGCTGTCAATCCGCACTGAAAGGGTTGTCGTTCCACGCGCGGCCGCGCCAGTGTCGCCGCACCCGATCGCCGTGCAGGATCTCCGCGAGGATCTCCACGGTCTCGACAATCGTCGTGCCCGAGCGGTTGAAGTACCGATTGCCGTCGGCGAGCGCGACACGCCCGCCCTTCACCGCGCGCAGCTCGAACCAGTGGGGCAGGCGCTCGAGGGTCGGGATCTCCTGGAGCGTCCTCTCGAGGCCGAATCCGCACGGGGCGACCACGATGTAGTCGGGATCCGCTTCGAGGACGCGCTCCCAGGCAACCGCCGTCGAGTGGACGCCCGGCTCGCCCAGGAGCGGCGCGCCTCCAGCCGCTTCGATCAGTTCCGGTCCCCAGTTGCCAGAGGTAAAGACCGGCTCGGTCCACTCCACCATCACGACGGTCGGCCGGGGGCGGCCCCGTACGCTCTCGCTCACCGCACTGATGCGTCTCTGCATGCCGGCCACGAGCACGTCCCCGGCCTGCTCCCGACCGAGCGCGTGCGCCACGGATCGAATCCCGTCGTAGATATCCGCGAGACGGCCGGCCGAGAGCGAAACCACCTGTGTCGCCGGCGCCGAGCAGCCGGATCGCCGCACGTCGGCCGGCGTGACCGCACAGACGTCGCAGTGGATCTGCGCGATCAGGAGGTCAGGCGTCAATCGGTCGATCAGGTCGCCGTCAACGTGGTACAGAGGCTCGCCAGCCCGCAGCCGCCGTTTCACGTCCGCATCGATCTCGCGGCTGGACCGCGTGACGTCGAACGCCGGCTGAGTGCACACGGGGAGCGTGCGTACCCACTCGGGGTTGTCGCACTCGTGCGAGCGCCCCACGAGCGCGTCGCCGGCGCCCAGGGCACACACGATTTCCGTGCCGCTCGCCAGCAAGGAGACGACTCGCATGACTCACCTGTCGCTGGCGGCCAGGTCCATCCCCGCGGGAACGAGGTCCGCGTAGTGGCGGCCGTCCCGAGTCACGATCTCGCCCACCGCGACAGGCACCGGCCGCTTGAAGACCGGCCCGTCGTAGACGAACGTGTGGAACTCGCCATACTCGCCGCAGGGATCGATGCCCGCGGGGAGCGAGGCGAGCAGCTCGTCGTCGTACGGCCTTCCGGCGAAGCCGGGCCCCACTTTTCCCTCGACGCATGAAAGATAGCCCTTGAATCCCATGGCGATCACCTCGCGCGCCAGCTTCGCCGTGTCTCGCTTCCAGAGCGGAAACACGCCGCGCATCCCGGCCTTCGCCAGGTTCTGCTCCCGGTAGGCACGCACGTCCTCGAGCAGGAGGTCGCCGAAGCCGACCGCCTCCGCGCCCCGCGCCTTGTACCGCGCCATGACCTCCGCCATGATCCGCTCGTAGACGTCGTTGGGGCAGGGAGAGCCGTCCGACGAGGGGAGATACACCTTGTCCAACGGGATGCCGATGGC
It contains:
- a CDS encoding ABC transporter substrate-binding protein gives rise to the protein MRVVSLLASGTEIVCALGAGDALVGRSHECDNPEWVRTLPVCTQPAFDVTRSSREIDADVKRRLRAGEPLYHVDGDLIDRLTPDLLIAQIHCDVCAVTPADVRRSGCSAPATQVVSLSAGRLADIYDGIRSVAHALGREQAGDVLVAGMQRRISAVSESVRGRPRPTVVMVEWTEPVFTSGNWGPELIEAAGGAPLLGEPGVHSTAVAWERVLEADPDYIVVAPCGFGLERTLQEIPTLERLPHWFELRAVKGGRVALADGNRYFNRSGTTIVETVEILAEILHGDRVRRHWRGRAWNDNPFSAD
- a CDS encoding adenine nucleotide alpha hydrolase — encoded protein: MKLPIVMSWSGGKDSAVALHELRNTNAYNVVALLTTVSGEYRRISIHGVREALLEQQADAIGIPLDKVYLPSSDGSPCPNDVYERIMAEVMARYKARGAEAVGFGDLLLEDVRAYREQNLAKAGMRGVFPLWKRDTAKLAREVIAMGFKGYLSCVEGKVGPGFAGRPYDDELLASLPAGIDPCGEYGEFHTFVYDGPVFKRPVPVAVGEIVTRDGRHYADLVPAGMDLAASDR